Proteins encoded together in one Nostoc sp. PCC 7524 window:
- the trpS gene encoding tryptophan--tRNA ligase, which translates to MGKQRVLSGVQPTGNLHLGNYLGAIRNWVEIQEQYDNFFCVVDLHAITVPHNPATLAADSYTIAALYLACGIDLKYSNIFIQSHVSAHSELAWLLNCITPLNWLQDMIQFKEKALKQGENVGAGLLIYPVLMAADILLYQADKVPVGEDQKQHLELTRDIVNRFNHQFAKDNPVLKLPDPLIRKEGARVMSLTDGTRKMSKSDPSELSRINLLDTPDQIANKIKRCKTDPVRGLTFDDPERPECNNLLTLYMLLSGKAKEEVAAECQDMGWGQFKPLLTETAINALKPIQEKYQQIMDDKGYLESVLRDGREKAEAIANQTLKDVKAALGYSMPL; encoded by the coding sequence ATGGGTAAGCAGCGTGTTCTTTCGGGAGTTCAACCGACTGGTAACTTACACTTGGGTAACTACTTAGGTGCAATTCGCAACTGGGTGGAGATTCAAGAACAGTATGATAATTTCTTTTGTGTCGTAGATTTACACGCGATTACAGTACCGCATAATCCAGCGACATTGGCAGCAGATAGTTACACAATTGCTGCACTTTATTTAGCTTGTGGTATTGACTTAAAATACTCGAATATCTTTATTCAATCCCACGTCTCAGCCCACAGTGAACTTGCTTGGTTGCTCAACTGCATCACACCCCTGAATTGGCTGCAAGACATGATTCAGTTTAAAGAGAAAGCCCTCAAGCAAGGGGAAAATGTAGGTGCAGGTTTATTAATCTACCCCGTGTTGATGGCGGCTGATATTTTGTTGTACCAAGCTGATAAAGTACCGGTAGGTGAAGACCAAAAACAACATTTAGAACTGACACGGGATATTGTCAACAGATTTAATCACCAATTCGCCAAGGATAATCCTGTGCTGAAACTGCCAGATCCTTTAATTCGCAAGGAAGGCGCGAGGGTAATGAGTTTGACGGATGGGACACGCAAAATGTCTAAGTCTGATCCTTCAGAATTAAGCCGGATTAATCTTTTAGATACACCAGACCAAATTGCGAATAAAATTAAGCGGTGTAAAACTGACCCAGTACGGGGTTTAACCTTTGATGACCCAGAAAGGCCAGAGTGCAACAACTTGCTAACTTTATATATGTTATTGTCGGGCAAGGCGAAGGAAGAAGTAGCGGCTGAGTGTCAAGACATGGGCTGGGGACAATTTAAACCATTGCTCACGGAAACAGCAATTAATGCCCTCAAACCAATCCAAGAGAAATATCAGCAAATCATGGATGACAAAGGCTATTTAGAGTCTGTGTTACGTGATGGGAGAGAAAAAGCGGAAGCGATCGCCAACCAAACCCTAAAAGATGTGAAAGCTGCATTGGGTTATTCAATGCCTTTGTAA
- a CDS encoding methylenetetrahydrofolate reductase codes for MEHSHSCNYSTLNNFRKSAQAGEFLVTAEVAPPKGGNPTHMIEMAATLKGRVHAVNITDGSRAVLRMSSLVASAILLQHGIEPICQMACRDRNRIGIQADLMGAHALGIRNILALTGDPVKAGDHPEAKAVFDLEAVRLLQLIRNMNQGVDSHDKPLTDGATDLFAGAAVDPQSDSWSGLQSRFERKIEAGAQFFQSQLITDFERLEKFMDKIASVHNKPILAGIFLLKSAKNAQFINKCVPGVNIPEHIIDRLAKAKHPLEEGVKIAGEQVQIARQLCHGVHMMAVKREDLIPKILDLAGVTPVNQVLAK; via the coding sequence ATGGAACATAGCCATAGCTGCAATTACAGTACATTGAATAATTTCCGTAAATCCGCGCAAGCAGGTGAATTTTTAGTTACCGCCGAGGTAGCACCACCAAAAGGGGGAAATCCCACACACATGATTGAAATGGCGGCGACCCTTAAGGGGAGGGTTCATGCTGTCAATATTACCGATGGTAGCCGTGCTGTGTTACGGATGTCTTCGTTGGTAGCATCAGCGATTTTGTTGCAACATGGGATTGAACCAATTTGTCAGATGGCTTGCCGCGATCGCAACCGTATTGGTATACAAGCCGACCTCATGGGCGCGCACGCTTTAGGAATTCGTAACATCTTAGCTTTAACTGGCGACCCAGTAAAAGCAGGTGATCATCCTGAAGCCAAAGCTGTATTTGATTTGGAAGCTGTGCGACTACTACAACTGATTCGGAACATGAATCAAGGTGTCGATAGCCATGATAAACCTTTAACTGATGGTGCAACAGATTTATTTGCAGGTGCAGCTGTAGATCCTCAATCTGACAGTTGGTCAGGTTTGCAAAGTCGCTTTGAACGTAAAATTGAAGCGGGCGCGCAATTTTTCCAAAGTCAGCTAATTACTGATTTTGAAAGACTAGAAAAATTCATGGATAAGATAGCATCCGTCCATAATAAACCGATTTTAGCGGGAATTTTTCTGTTGAAATCAGCGAAAAATGCTCAATTTATTAATAAATGCGTTCCGGGTGTAAATATACCTGAACACATTATTGATAGGTTAGCAAAAGCCAAACACCCCTTAGAAGAAGGTGTAAAAATTGCTGGCGAGCAAGTGCAGATTGCAAGGCAATTATGTCATGGTGTCCACATGATGGCGGTGAAGCGGGAAGATTTGATTCCCAAAATCTTAGATTTAGCTGGAGTTACACCAGTTAATCAGGTGTTAGCGAAGTAG